From the Butyrivibrio fibrisolvens genome, one window contains:
- a CDS encoding MFS transporter, with protein sequence MVLWIYLFLIVFINGFEAGGYQASLYSIGQTYDLSVTSKGLFASVELFATMLAPLVLGNWADRTKKLRCLLILLGIQIIFSITIFMSNIQLVFIVGIFFLGLTTSALQFISIAALAESYPASGKKKIGFMTSMYALGAFLAPLFVDFFINSGLTWKMLFVSLTIGSVIAFAGVVICKNQKAETAFRTDNINAGNTGFVVWGVLLLCVVMCIYVGFENGFAFFVDTLFEEVFSSGLGKFALSMFWVVMIPSRVLVGLFSKYSKKILIAAIIAIPLITVVIAFANSAELVMVLCIPLGFACGAIYPSVLTTLMEYSGDRKATATAMITTATGIGGATFTALTGILAGSMGLRGAMIALSAFFILSLISVIVLGHIDLWKAKSTE encoded by the coding sequence ATGGTTCTATGGATTTATCTGTTCCTTATTGTTTTTATCAATGGTTTTGAAGCAGGAGGCTATCAGGCAAGTCTCTATAGTATAGGACAGACTTATGATTTATCAGTGACAAGTAAGGGCTTATTTGCCTCCGTAGAGCTCTTTGCAACCATGCTGGCTCCTCTTGTACTGGGGAATTGGGCAGACAGGACCAAAAAGCTTAGATGTCTACTGATCCTTCTCGGGATTCAGATCATTTTCTCTATTACTATTTTCATGAGTAATATTCAGCTTGTATTTATTGTTGGTATCTTTTTTCTGGGTCTTACAACAAGTGCTCTTCAGTTTATATCCATAGCAGCTCTTGCAGAGAGCTATCCTGCATCCGGCAAAAAGAAGATCGGCTTCATGACTTCAATGTATGCTCTTGGAGCTTTTTTGGCACCTTTATTCGTTGACTTTTTCATAAATAGCGGACTTACCTGGAAGATGCTCTTTGTATCACTGACTATAGGATCAGTGATAGCTTTTGCAGGCGTTGTCATATGCAAAAACCAAAAGGCAGAGACAGCATTTAGAACAGATAACATAAATGCTGGCAATACAGGATTTGTTGTTTGGGGTGTGCTTTTATTGTGCGTTGTCATGTGTATATATGTTGGCTTTGAGAATGGTTTTGCATTCTTTGTTGATACTTTGTTTGAAGAGGTATTTAGCTCCGGACTTGGCAAGTTCGCGCTTTCAATGTTCTGGGTAGTTATGATCCCATCAAGAGTGCTTGTAGGTCTTTTTTCAAAATACTCAAAGAAGATACTTATAGCTGCGATAATAGCTATTCCGCTTATTACAGTTGTTATTGCTTTTGCAAACAGCGCAGAACTTGTGATGGTACTTTGTATACCTTTGGGATTTGCTTGCGGCGCTATATATCCTAGCGTTCTTACAACGCTGATGGAGTATTCTGGAGATCGTAAGGCTACGGCTACCGCCATGATAACGACAGCTACAGGTATCGGAGGTGCTACATTTACCGCTCTTACCGGTATTCTTGCAGGTAGTATGGGACTTAGAGGAGCTATGATAGCTCTTTCAGCATTTTTTATCCTGTCACTTATATCAGTAATTGTATTGGGGCATATAGACTTATGGAAAGCCAAAAGCACAGAATAG
- a CDS encoding ABC transporter substrate-binding protein translates to MKKRIVCSMVLTMALVFGTSCSSKETEDVQETGATSTAESITILNIKGEVAPQMQVLADEYKNQTGITVNVLGVDAGVDAQATLKGYYLSDQMPDIIACESAGFGNWEGLLVDMSDQDWAGRTDAAYIDETYGTIGFPYTTEAIGLAYNADILAKAGVDPGSITGPDSMRQAFETIDSKKNELGLKAVIAYCTEPENLGWSCGNHIFGAYLDSGLSRTDTTYLDILNDGGKFDDDRFSDFTRMIALFNEYSDPDILVDGTYDEQVTGFASGEYAFITQGSWIGASLTGDLSDYYSKAGNFEIGMIPYCYQEGMDTILTSAPSWWAVSKEGQVEASLAFLQWCSEDSAQKIFVEQAGFVSPFKDCKYVASDPFAPVISEYISSGKTSSWHWMEMPEGLGQKGFAFAFCDFAKGELDEDGFLQEIKKIASDWYAKL, encoded by the coding sequence ATGAAGAAAAGAATTGTTTGTTCTATGGTCCTGACAATGGCGCTTGTTTTTGGAACTTCATGCTCTTCAAAGGAAACAGAAGATGTTCAGGAAACAGGTGCTACATCCACTGCAGAGTCTATCACTATCTTAAACATAAAAGGCGAAGTAGCTCCGCAGATGCAAGTGCTTGCTGATGAGTACAAAAATCAGACGGGCATTACGGTTAATGTCCTCGGAGTTGATGCCGGTGTTGATGCACAGGCTACTCTTAAGGGGTACTATCTGTCCGATCAGATGCCGGATATTATCGCTTGTGAATCAGCAGGATTTGGAAACTGGGAAGGACTTCTGGTAGATATGAGCGATCAGGACTGGGCAGGAAGAACTGATGCCGCATATATTGATGAAACATATGGAACTATCGGATTTCCATATACTACGGAGGCTATAGGACTTGCCTATAATGCAGATATTCTTGCAAAGGCCGGAGTTGATCCAGGGTCTATAACGGGACCTGACTCCATGAGGCAGGCCTTTGAAACAATCGATAGTAAAAAGAATGAACTAGGGCTTAAAGCTGTTATAGCTTACTGCACTGAACCTGAGAACCTTGGATGGTCTTGCGGAAACCATATCTTTGGAGCATACCTGGATTCAGGGCTTTCAAGGACAGATACGACTTATCTGGATATTCTGAATGATGGCGGTAAATTTGATGATGATAGATTCTCTGATTTTACAAGGATGATTGCTCTTTTTAATGAGTATTCTGATCCTGACATTTTGGTAGATGGAACTTATGATGAGCAGGTTACGGGTTTTGCAAGCGGAGAGTATGCCTTTATAACACAAGGTTCATGGATAGGAGCATCGCTAACTGGAGATCTGTCTGATTATTATTCTAAAGCAGGTAATTTTGAAATAGGTATGATACCGTACTGTTATCAGGAAGGTATGGATACAATTTTGACCAGTGCTCCTTCATGGTGGGCTGTATCCAAGGAGGGGCAAGTTGAAGCATCACTTGCATTCCTTCAGTGGTGCTCAGAAGACAGCGCCCAGAAGATATTTGTAGAACAGGCAGGATTTGTAAGTCCTTTTAAAGATTGTAAATATGTTGCTTCAGATCCTTTTGCACCAGTGATCTCAGAATATATATCTTCTGGTAAGACATCAAGCTGGCACTGGATGGAGATGCCTGAGGGACTTGGTCAAAAAGGCTTTGCTTTTGCATTTTGCGATTTTGCCAAAGGAGAGCTGGATGAGGATGGGTTCTTACAAGAAATCAAGAAGATTGCAAGCGACTGGTATGCAAAGTTATAA
- a CDS encoding methyl-accepting chemotaxis protein has translation MNKKSKVNVLSSIMFLIAAGNVAILLAFIVVMSMVISSMTTSTNTSVDMFGQMMNITTGEAKLKSDVMSLFDQATGYVAAEAVETQTALLPQIEQVKKDISEDISSLRSEFAALDNESATTKMDEIEAQYGRLVKFVESSMERKDAGDQASAYTILFDKAEIQKVAIFHSTKVLDQAISDSSNNTIDAMNILLIRGKVTSYIGIFVIIAVIIVSFLLSYINVVKKIRSIRSEVNGIIDGIESGNGDLTARINTKTKSELSYITSGINNFIETLQLIMKDVKDGSVVLASSSAEVSSQLHMVDDNVTNTSAALEELSASMETVSGNVNSINDSVDDVKSAAQQIADEATEGTKTANAIKAEADELKEQVFKKKSEASEQVERLSETLRESVHESEKVGKINELTNVILDIAGQTNLLALNASIEAARAGEAGKGFAVVATEISSLAENSRNTAANIQEISGEVTNAVNDLAKNAQAMLDYINGQVISDYDEFVATGEKYEHTADIMEEMLGNFNNRAENLNGIMTEMVDSVQMISTSVLESSQAISQSATSSQEIVGGIRKISEAIDKNTEVTEQLNETTQKFTSL, from the coding sequence ATGAATAAAAAAAGTAAAGTTAATGTACTAAGTTCTATCATGTTTCTGATTGCTGCCGGTAATGTAGCAATTCTTCTGGCTTTTATCGTTGTCATGAGTATGGTGATCTCATCTATGACAACATCAACTAATACAAGTGTTGATATGTTCGGACAGATGATGAATATCACTACTGGAGAAGCTAAGCTTAAAAGTGATGTAATGTCACTTTTTGATCAGGCAACAGGGTATGTGGCAGCAGAAGCTGTAGAGACGCAGACAGCTCTTTTGCCACAGATAGAACAAGTCAAGAAGGACATCTCAGAAGATATCAGTTCACTTAGAAGCGAATTCGCAGCACTTGATAATGAAAGTGCAACTACCAAGATGGATGAGATAGAAGCTCAGTATGGAAGGCTTGTTAAGTTCGTTGAATCTTCCATGGAGAGGAAGGATGCAGGGGATCAGGCTTCTGCTTATACGATACTCTTCGATAAGGCTGAAATACAGAAAGTTGCCATATTCCATTCAACCAAGGTACTTGATCAGGCAATAAGTGATTCTTCTAACAATACGATAGATGCTATGAACATACTTCTGATTAGAGGTAAAGTGACCTCATACATCGGAATATTCGTAATAATAGCTGTTATAATAGTAAGCTTCCTTTTGAGCTATATTAATGTTGTCAAAAAGATAAGAAGTATACGCAGCGAAGTAAATGGCATCATTGATGGAATTGAAAGCGGCAATGGCGATCTGACAGCCAGAATCAATACAAAGACCAAGTCAGAGCTATCATATATTACTTCCGGTATAAATAATTTCATAGAGACATTGCAGCTTATTATGAAAGATGTTAAAGATGGATCCGTAGTACTTGCATCATCATCGGCAGAAGTATCATCCCAACTTCATATGGTAGATGACAATGTAACCAATACATCAGCAGCACTGGAAGAATTGTCTGCAAGTATGGAGACGGTATCAGGCAATGTAAATAGTATCAATGACAGTGTAGACGACGTCAAATCAGCTGCACAGCAGATTGCGGACGAAGCTACAGAAGGAACCAAGACAGCCAATGCTATAAAAGCGGAGGCAGATGAACTTAAAGAACAGGTATTTAAGAAAAAATCAGAAGCAAGTGAACAGGTTGAAAGATTGTCAGAAACACTTAGAGAATCTGTTCATGAATCTGAAAAGGTCGGTAAGATCAATGAACTTACAAATGTCATCCTTGATATAGCAGGACAGACCAATCTGCTGGCTCTCAATGCTTCAATTGAGGCTGCAAGAGCAGGCGAAGCAGGTAAGGGCTTTGCTGTAGTAGCTACAGAGATCAGCTCACTTGCAGAAAATTCAAGGAATACAGCTGCAAACATACAAGAGATAAGTGGTGAAGTTACTAATGCTGTTAATGACCTTGCCAAAAATGCTCAGGCAATGCTTGACTATATCAATGGTCAGGTTATAAGTGATTACGATGAATTCGTAGCTACCGGAGAGAAATACGAACACACAGCAGACATAATGGAAGAGATGCTTGGAAATTTCAATAATAGAGCTGAAAACCTTAATGGCATAATGACTGAGATGGTTGACTCTGTTCAGATGATAAGTACTTCAGTACTTGAAAGCTCGCAGGCTATATCCCAGTCAGCTACAAGCTCGCAGGAAATCGTCGGAGGTATAAGGAAGATATCGGAAGCTATCGACAAAAACACCGAAGTAAC